ACTGCTTTGTTCGTGAAGAAAAAACAAGTGCAGTATATTTAACAGCCCTGCCAGGACCGTTGGTGAACGGTAAAAGTAAAGTTTGTTTGGGGGAGAATATGAACACATGAAAGAAACACTACAGATTTCTTAACAACAGTACCAACCTGCTCTGCCACCATCTGAGCTATCTCCTCATAGGTCTTGCCTGCTGCCGTCATGGCATCAGTCAGAGTTGACTCGCCTACAGCAGAGAAAGGGTTGAAACATGTCGTCACCGTGTTTCTTAACCGCATCTGTGtgccaatttgtttttaaaaacagacttCCACATAATAAATGGCTACATAGTAAATTGCATCTACTTCTGCTATTATGATGATTACATGTGTTGAGGTTTTGAATTCATTGTTGTACCTTGGTATCCACTGCTGTTGAAGACGGCAGAGAGGTTTTGGAAGGCTTTGCCGATTCTCTGGTACTCTTTAGGTAAAGCTGTGGAGGGGAAGAAATGAAActtgaagacacacacacacacacacacacacatactgtgtgAATGAATTTTGTCTTGAGTTGACAAAATACTTAGCACAAATAACCATTCTTTAATATAAACAGTAATTACAGCAGAGTAAAGGTGTGGCCTGTGTGTGGTAAAACATGTATTCAGTGCTGTGTGTACGTACGTCCTGTACATCTCTTCCAGTGCTCGTTGCCCACTGTGAGGATTTCCTTTACTCCGTCATCCATGGCTTTAGTGAACCTGTTAAACTGCTCACATTTCTGCTCTCTGTGGACGAGGGACACATTTTACATACAATAAACCGTAAGCAGGCTAACATACAGTCAGCTACACGCTTCATGTTGGTGCTTTTTGAGCCAGGTTCTATTTGTAGCAATTTAGAGTAAAGTTTGAGGAAACTCACACTTCCACCAGATCCAGGTCCGCAGCTTCAGGCTCTATTGTGGTGAAGACCATCACTCCCACTGTCTCGTccttttctgcttttcttttcccCGTCTTCCAGTCCTGTACCAATGAACCATTTTAAttaagcaataataataataataataataataataataataataataaacaacaacaacaacaacaacaacaaaagactTGTCTATCCTTCAGCAATAAAGGGAGAGTGGAGAAGAAGTGGAGGAGGAATAGCACACCTTCTCATCCTTGTAGGTGAGGAAAATCTGGAATACTTCACTGCTGGAAACAACCGGGTGCCTGCACATCCTGGTCATCCAGCCCTGCAACCGCTCCATACGCATCTTAATAAACTCTTCCTCAAATCGTCCTGGAGTAGAAGGGAGGATGCACAGAAAAGATTttatatattcatgtttttgtcagcagtgttcatcttttttttgtatgtcttgGTCACAGAGTCGGGCACTTGCCTGTCACTTGCTTGTCTGGTAAAGAGGGGATGGGGATGGCTGACCCAAATTTGTCTAGCAGCCTCTCATACAACCAATCAAAGTGCTTGTATCTGTGATTGACTGGTCGGTTTGTGGTCTGCGAACCAATAACATGGAATTATAGGCACTGCAAGTCATATAAACTTGAGGAAAACATTTATCACTATTTTAACCATATTATATCATATTTATTTTACTGAATATGaccaaaactatttttttagATGGTACTGGATATTTACGTTGGGTGTGATTTGGTACTCGATGTAGCTCTTGAGGCCGTACATCTTTGAGCCTTTCTTGGGATCAGCCACCACACAGTCCAGCTGAGTTTCTGGGTAAGACCACACCGGACCAACTTCTCCAATCTGAAAACAAAAGGTTTAGAAACCTGCTGTTCTGCATTTTATGGCATATAAACATAGATTCACACTGGCAATAAGAGGAAACAATGCTATAATACTAGTGAATATACCATTAGTATAACCTCTGTTACTGCAATaatcaaccttgtttttttgtgtttcttttgttaTGATACAGCATAttgtgtttagtttagttatatAGGTTTAATTGATTTACCACAACCACTGATATAACAAGGAAAGACATCTAATGATAATCTGTGAACAATTTGGGTGGATATTTAGAGATAACCTACATAGATTGGCAGCTTTTCTTTGCCCTTAGCGATCTGCTTGCATAGGAGGTAGAGCTCTGGGCCAGACTTGGAGAAGCCAGGAAACCTGctcaaagagaaagagaagtttGAAAATTCACCATGATGTTGTGCATGAAATTCTGGGAGCGACAGAGAGCCATAAACCAATCTCTAAAAGGCCCATTTCATCTTAAGCACATTGTTCAGCACCAACTCAGATCAGCTCAATCTAATTGCAAACCATTTGCATAATTTTTTCCTTTCAGACACAGTGATTGTACCCTGTGCTTGACAATGATTTTTAGTACCATCAACACTGTTCTGCtgctgttaattttttttatgacactCAAGAAATCAAAGCCTTGTGTCTTACTGCCTTATTAGGTCTTACTTGTTGAGGGAGATTTTCATTGAAGACGCATGAGCTCCTCTCTGAATTGCTCCGGCGTCTCCAGATTCTGACTCGGTGTAACCTCCAGTGGACTTCATGTCATCCCACTCATCATCCCACTCATCATCCTCCGCTCCTAAGGGgaagacacatgcacacacggtTGTGTTTTAGGCACAGAAAGTACATATTCTATGTTCAACAACCTACTGTATGacgtgtaatgtaatgtaaagctCCTGGAGAAG
This genomic window from Perca flavescens isolate YP-PL-M2 chromosome 18, PFLA_1.0, whole genome shotgun sequence contains:
- the snx9b gene encoding sorting nexin-9b isoform X1, which gives rise to MALKAQALYDFIAEAGNNELTVKEGETLIITNQSIGGGWIEAQNSRGEVGLVPEDYIEFSKPVPSFPGAGTAAPAISVGNVAIPDLSIFDSYAPAAAPVQNQVDAGGLSPQPDTPDTPVSPYLSSPDEASNGNDPWSVWNADPSGGSNNNWASNPEGTQTGKSPADPWGSVSQGHPQAYQGPDIYPYPYLIDNTGAEDDEWDDEWDDMKSTGGYTESESGDAGAIQRGAHASSMKISLNNRFPGFSKSGPELYLLCKQIAKGKEKLPIYIGEVGPVWSYPETQLDCVVADPKKGSKMYGLKSYIEYQITPNTTNRPVNHRYKHFDWLYERLLDKFGSAIPIPSLPDKQVTGRFEEEFIKMRMERLQGWMTRMCRHPVVSSSEVFQIFLTYKDEKDWKTGKRKAEKDETVGVMVFTTIEPEAADLDLVEVEQKCEQFNRFTKAMDDGVKEILTVGNEHWKRCTGPLPKEYQRIGKAFQNLSAVFNSSGYQGESTLTDAMTAAGKTYEEIAQMVAEQPKKDLHFVMETNNEYKGLLGCFPDTIGVHKAAIDKVKEADKLVATSKITPQDKVTMAKRVSTMSYALQAEMNHFHSNRIYDYNRVMQLYLEEQVKFYETIAAKLRQAHSQFTTM
- the snx9b gene encoding sorting nexin-9b isoform X5, producing the protein MALKAQALYDFIAEAGNNELTVKEGETLIITNQSIGGGWIEAQNSRGEVGLVPEDYIEFSKPVPSFPGAGTAAPAISVGNVAIPDLSIFDSYAPAAAPVQNQASNGNDPWSVWNADPSGGSNNNWASNPEGTQTGKSPADPWGSVSQGHPQAYQGPDIYPYPYLIDNTGAEDDEWDDEWDDMKSTGGYTESESGDAGAIQRGAHASSMKISLNNRFPGFSKSGPELYLLCKQIAKGKEKLPIYIGEVGPVWSYPETQLDCVVADPKKGSKMYGLKSYIEYQITPNTTNRPVNHRYKHFDWLYERLLDKFGSAIPIPSLPDKQVTGRFEEEFIKMRMERLQGWMTRMCRHPVVSSSEVFQIFLTYKDEKDWKTGKRKAEKDETVGVMVFTTIEPEAADLDLVEVEQKCEQFNRFTKAMDDGVKEILTVGNEHWKRCTGPLPKEYQRIGKAFQNLSAVFNSSGYQGESTLTDAMTAAGKTYEEIAQMVAEQPKKDLHFVMETNNEYKGLLGCFPDTIGVHKAAIDKVKEADKLVATSKITPQDKVTMAKRVSTMSYALQAEMNHFHSNRIYDYNRVMQLYLEEQVKFYETIAAKLRQAHSQFTTM
- the snx9b gene encoding sorting nexin-9b isoform X6 yields the protein MALKAQALYDFIAEAGNNELTVKEGETLIITNQSIGGGWIEAQNSRGEVGLVPEDYIEFSKPVPSFPGAGTAAPAISVGNVAIPDLSIFDSYAPAAAPVQNQASNGNDPWSVWNADPSGGSNNNWASNPEGTQTGKSPADPWGSVSQGHPQAYQGPGAEDDEWDDEWDDMKSTGGYTESESGDAGAIQRGAHASSMKISLNKFPGFSKSGPELYLLCKQIAKGKEKLPIYIGEVGPVWSYPETQLDCVVADPKKGSKMYGLKSYIEYQITPNTTNRPVNHRYKHFDWLYERLLDKFGSAIPIPSLPDKQVTGRFEEEFIKMRMERLQGWMTRMCRHPVVSSSEVFQIFLTYKDEKDWKTGKRKAEKDETVGVMVFTTIEPEAADLDLVEVEQKCEQFNRFTKAMDDGVKEILTVGNEHWKRCTGPLPKEYQRIGKAFQNLSAVFNSSGYQGESTLTDAMTAAGKTYEEIAQMVAEQPKKDLHFVMETNNEYKGLLGCFPDTIGVHKAAIDKVKEADKLVATSKITPQDKVTMAKRVSTMSYALQAEMNHFHSNRIYDYNRVMQLYLEEQVKFYETIAAKLRQAHSQFTTM
- the snx9b gene encoding sorting nexin-9b isoform X2; the protein is MALKAQALYDFIAEAGNNELTVKEGETLIITNQSIGGGWIEAQNSRGEVGLVPEDYIEFSKPVPSFPGAGTAAPAISVGNVAIPDLSIFDSYAPAAAPVQNQVDAGGLSPQPDTPDTPVSPYLSSPDEASNGNDPWSVWNADPSGGSNNNWASNPEGTQTGKSPADPWGSVSQGHPQAYQGPDIYPYPYLIDNTGAEDDEWDDEWDDMKSTGGYTESESGDAGAIQRGAHASSMKISLNKFPGFSKSGPELYLLCKQIAKGKEKLPIYIGEVGPVWSYPETQLDCVVADPKKGSKMYGLKSYIEYQITPNTTNRPVNHRYKHFDWLYERLLDKFGSAIPIPSLPDKQVTGRFEEEFIKMRMERLQGWMTRMCRHPVVSSSEVFQIFLTYKDEKDWKTGKRKAEKDETVGVMVFTTIEPEAADLDLVEVEQKCEQFNRFTKAMDDGVKEILTVGNEHWKRCTGPLPKEYQRIGKAFQNLSAVFNSSGYQGESTLTDAMTAAGKTYEEIAQMVAEQPKKDLHFVMETNNEYKGLLGCFPDTIGVHKAAIDKVKEADKLVATSKITPQDKVTMAKRVSTMSYALQAEMNHFHSNRIYDYNRVMQLYLEEQVKFYETIAAKLRQAHSQFTTM
- the snx9b gene encoding sorting nexin-9b isoform X3, whose protein sequence is MALKAQALYDFIAEAGNNELTVKEGETLIITNQSIGGGWIEAQNSRGEVGLVPEDYIEFSKPVPSFPGAGTAAPAISVGNVAIPDLSIFDSYAPAAAPVQNQVDAGGLSPQPDTPDTPVSPYLSSPDEASNGNDPWSVWNADPSGGSNNNWASNPEGTQTGKSPADPWGSVSQGHPQAYQGPGAEDDEWDDEWDDMKSTGGYTESESGDAGAIQRGAHASSMKISLNNRFPGFSKSGPELYLLCKQIAKGKEKLPIYIGEVGPVWSYPETQLDCVVADPKKGSKMYGLKSYIEYQITPNTTNRPVNHRYKHFDWLYERLLDKFGSAIPIPSLPDKQVTGRFEEEFIKMRMERLQGWMTRMCRHPVVSSSEVFQIFLTYKDEKDWKTGKRKAEKDETVGVMVFTTIEPEAADLDLVEVEQKCEQFNRFTKAMDDGVKEILTVGNEHWKRCTGPLPKEYQRIGKAFQNLSAVFNSSGYQGESTLTDAMTAAGKTYEEIAQMVAEQPKKDLHFVMETNNEYKGLLGCFPDTIGVHKAAIDKVKEADKLVATSKITPQDKVTMAKRVSTMSYALQAEMNHFHSNRIYDYNRVMQLYLEEQVKFYETIAAKLRQAHSQFTTM
- the snx9b gene encoding sorting nexin-9b isoform X4; amino-acid sequence: MALKAQALYDFIAEAGNNELTVKEGETLIITNQSIGGGWIEAQNSRGEVGLVPEDYIEFSKPVPSFPGAGTAAPAISVGNVAIPDLSIFDSYAPAAAPVQNQVDAGGLSPQPDTPDTPVSPYLSSPDEASNGNDPWSVWNADPSGGSNNNWASNPEGTQTGKSPADPWGSVSQGHPQAYQGPGAEDDEWDDEWDDMKSTGGYTESESGDAGAIQRGAHASSMKISLNKFPGFSKSGPELYLLCKQIAKGKEKLPIYIGEVGPVWSYPETQLDCVVADPKKGSKMYGLKSYIEYQITPNTTNRPVNHRYKHFDWLYERLLDKFGSAIPIPSLPDKQVTGRFEEEFIKMRMERLQGWMTRMCRHPVVSSSEVFQIFLTYKDEKDWKTGKRKAEKDETVGVMVFTTIEPEAADLDLVEVEQKCEQFNRFTKAMDDGVKEILTVGNEHWKRCTGPLPKEYQRIGKAFQNLSAVFNSSGYQGESTLTDAMTAAGKTYEEIAQMVAEQPKKDLHFVMETNNEYKGLLGCFPDTIGVHKAAIDKVKEADKLVATSKITPQDKVTMAKRVSTMSYALQAEMNHFHSNRIYDYNRVMQLYLEEQVKFYETIAAKLRQAHSQFTTM